In Thermorudis peleae, a genomic segment contains:
- a CDS encoding pyridoxal-phosphate-dependent aminotransferase family protein, with the protein MHHNSDPTNLRIAGPTPLPPEVITALQRPMIPHRGEAFRALFRQLLARLRPMHGTDDVFVLPGTGSAGWEIAIVNTLQPGDAVLAVVAGDFGERWARVASRYGLVVHRVDVPWGQAATAAVVQSGLAAHPEVRAILYTYNETSTGVANPLREVAAIVRQHGALLLVDAVSAVAGMPLEMDAWGVDLAFSGSQKAWMCPPGLVIVGVGPRVWEAASRAGFPRAFWDLEEYRAQARQGDMPSTAPLSLIYALDAAVSLIEQEGLEHVYARHARLATLFRDGARKVGYRLFADPAYASPTVTALVPPDGISAGDVVRTLRERFGIEINDGQGKLKGHIVRVGHMGWVHEPELQRTIEALSAVTRLQQTRLS; encoded by the coding sequence GTGCACCACAATAGTGATCCAACAAATTTGCGTATTGCTGGCCCAACGCCACTGCCGCCAGAAGTCATCACGGCATTGCAACGGCCGATGATTCCACATCGAGGTGAGGCGTTCCGCGCGCTGTTCCGTCAGCTTCTTGCACGACTTCGTCCAATGCATGGCACTGACGACGTTTTCGTGTTGCCTGGTACTGGCTCAGCTGGTTGGGAAATTGCCATTGTTAATACGCTGCAGCCAGGCGATGCCGTCCTTGCTGTGGTTGCGGGTGACTTTGGTGAGCGCTGGGCACGAGTGGCGAGCCGCTACGGTCTTGTGGTTCATCGGGTCGATGTCCCCTGGGGCCAGGCAGCGACGGCTGCTGTTGTCCAGTCTGGACTGGCTGCACATCCAGAGGTCCGGGCGATACTCTATACCTACAACGAGACCTCGACCGGCGTAGCCAATCCGCTGCGCGAAGTTGCAGCAATTGTCCGTCAGCATGGGGCGTTGCTCCTCGTCGATGCCGTGAGTGCTGTTGCTGGGATGCCGCTGGAGATGGATGCCTGGGGTGTCGATTTGGCTTTTAGTGGATCACAAAAGGCCTGGATGTGTCCGCCTGGCCTTGTGATCGTCGGTGTTGGACCACGGGTGTGGGAAGCGGCGAGCCGTGCCGGATTTCCCCGTGCTTTTTGGGATTTAGAAGAATATCGAGCACAAGCGCGACAAGGCGACATGCCAAGTACCGCACCACTCTCACTCATTTATGCGCTTGATGCTGCAGTCAGTTTGATCGAGCAGGAAGGGCTTGAGCACGTTTACGCGCGACATGCGCGCCTTGCGACACTCTTTCGTGATGGGGCACGGAAAGTGGGCTATCGGCTGTTTGCCGATCCCGCCTATGCTTCCCCGACCGTTACCGCCCTTGTACCTCCCGATGGCATCTCGGCTGGCGATGTGGTTCGGACACTACGTGAGCGCTTCGGAATTGAAATAAACGATGGCCAGGGCAAGCTGAAAGGGCACATCGTGCGTGTTGGTCATATGGGCTGGGTGCATGAACCGGAACTGCAACGCACGATCGAGGCGCTGTCAGCGGTTACCCGGCTTCAACAGACACGGCTCTCGTGA
- a CDS encoding DUF4397 domain-containing protein, with protein sequence MKRLSSVLLAIGLCLAFVAVVAAQNKAMVTVVHGIPNTDVDVYVNGQATLKSFKFGTVTDPLSLDPGSYKIEIRPAGAAATSAPILSTTANLQAGQNVSLVAHLTADGKPALDAYVNDTSMLAAGKARLTVRHDAAAPAVDILANNAKLVSNLANPKEAKADVAAGTYAVAIAPAGQTTPVFGPQNLTLNAGTGYVVYAVGSLSDKTFTLLIQQIPGLGGGPMGAATGEGGLAQQPAFPTSGWLVLSLAGAALAASAVMVVRTRARVH encoded by the coding sequence ATGAAACGGCTGAGCAGTGTCTTGCTCGCGATTGGCCTCTGCCTTGCCTTTGTGGCAGTGGTTGCGGCCCAGAATAAAGCCATGGTGACCGTCGTCCATGGCATCCCGAACACTGACGTCGATGTCTATGTCAATGGCCAAGCGACGCTCAAGTCGTTCAAATTCGGCACCGTGACCGATCCATTGAGCCTTGATCCTGGATCATACAAGATTGAGATTCGCCCAGCCGGTGCTGCTGCCACAAGCGCACCAATTCTGAGTACTACGGCGAACCTCCAAGCTGGCCAGAACGTCAGCCTGGTTGCCCATCTCACAGCTGATGGCAAGCCGGCACTTGATGCGTATGTCAATGACACGTCGATGTTGGCTGCTGGTAAAGCCCGGCTCACCGTTCGGCACGATGCTGCGGCTCCAGCCGTCGACATCTTGGCGAACAATGCGAAGCTGGTGAGTAACTTAGCCAACCCCAAAGAGGCAAAAGCTGATGTCGCTGCTGGAACATACGCTGTCGCAATTGCTCCAGCAGGCCAGACGACACCGGTATTTGGACCGCAAAACCTGACACTGAATGCCGGCACAGGCTACGTGGTATACGCCGTCGGTTCGCTCTCGGATAAGACTTTTACGCTCCTTATTCAACAGATCCCTGGTCTGGGTGGTGGACCGATGGGGGCAGCAACTGGCGAAGGTGGCCTTGCGCAACAGCCAGCGTTCCCGACAAGCGGCTGGCTCGTGCTTAGCTTAGCCGGTGCTGCGCTTGCGGCGAGTGCGGTCATGGTGGTGCGTACACGAGCTCGTGTGCACTAA
- a CDS encoding class F sortase: MAKRSLRRERVAFSPANLLQRRIRALLVFLLATVLLLMVPVGWAGTSRSFVPAVPTDFPTSSPAVVMEASPQLTVTAEVSTAWTFPSDMLPRVMPTPHVTPVVMPSPTAQPTPPTSAALALLRSKPEPLRLTIPALSLNAPVVAIGLDQRTGELALQSDVTVVQWYRLGPAPGQPGTALLAGHLDSATGQRGVFAGLSAARPGMAVWVDLTGGQRLVFRVTRIHTISALQLFASGVYTTAGPPRLLLVTCAGYWDIRKQRYTENLIVEAELVSPT, from the coding sequence ATGGCGAAGAGAAGCCTGCGGCGGGAGAGAGTCGCATTCTCTCCCGCCAACCTGCTGCAGCGGCGGATCCGGGCGCTGCTTGTATTCCTGCTTGCGACTGTCCTGCTGCTTATGGTTCCGGTTGGCTGGGCTGGGACGTCCCGTAGTTTTGTTCCAGCGGTTCCGACCGATTTCCCAACATCATCGCCTGCGGTTGTCATGGAAGCCTCTCCGCAGCTAACAGTAACCGCTGAGGTGTCTACTGCTTGGACGTTCCCGTCTGATATGCTCCCGCGTGTGATGCCGACACCTCACGTGACGCCAGTTGTGATGCCGAGTCCGACAGCGCAACCAACACCACCGACGTCTGCCGCACTTGCACTGCTTAGGAGCAAGCCAGAGCCCCTTCGCCTCACGATTCCTGCGTTGTCACTCAATGCCCCTGTTGTCGCCATTGGTCTTGATCAGCGAACTGGAGAGTTGGCGCTGCAATCGGATGTCACTGTCGTGCAGTGGTACCGACTTGGTCCAGCGCCCGGCCAACCCGGAACAGCGCTGCTTGCTGGTCATCTTGATAGTGCAACTGGACAGCGTGGTGTCTTTGCTGGACTCAGCGCTGCCCGACCAGGCATGGCAGTTTGGGTCGATCTGACTGGAGGACAACGTTTGGTGTTCCGCGTCACGCGGATCCATACGATTTCGGCTTTACAACTCTTTGCCAGCGGTGTCTATACCACCGCGGGTCCGCCACGACTCCTCTTAGTCACCTGTGCCGGATATTGGGATATCCGAAAGCAGCGCTATACGGAAAACCTTATTGTTGAGGCAGAACTGGTTTCTCCTACGTGA
- the rpsA gene encoding 30S ribosomal protein S1: MSQQAVLGDSDVALFQELLRDPAHDYRLFRYGDVVEGTIMSIHPDEILVDIGGKSEGVVPAREFSTLSPEELAQLRPGDRVLVFVMQAEDQAGQAVLSIDRARQEKSWRRLQQLYEAGEVLEAEVIGHNKGGLLVNLDGVRGFVPASQVVAIRGGDESTKQADMARLVGSRLRLKIIEINRHRNRLILSERQAMQEQRDAVKAQLIERLREGDVLRGRVTSIADFGVFVDIGGADGLVHLSEISWNRVKHPSEVLQVGDEVEVCVLSVNPDQKKIALSIRRTQPEPWTKIAESYTVGQLVRGTVTQLAAFGAFAQLSDGIEGLIHVSELAGWRVEHPREVLHEGDEVIVRVIRVDATRRRIGLSLRRALEADDEEIEAALGPDGLRIKQELLDRGITPYPVDEESEPVEDEADVLDEFEETAELSPADDGETA; the protein is encoded by the coding sequence ATGAGCCAGCAAGCCGTACTTGGAGACAGTGACGTTGCACTTTTTCAGGAACTACTGCGTGATCCGGCCCACGACTATCGGCTGTTCCGATACGGGGATGTCGTTGAGGGCACGATTATGAGCATTCACCCCGACGAGATCCTCGTCGATATCGGGGGTAAGTCTGAGGGGGTCGTGCCGGCGCGTGAATTCTCCACGCTTTCGCCGGAGGAGCTGGCGCAGTTGCGCCCAGGAGACCGAGTACTCGTCTTCGTCATGCAGGCAGAAGATCAGGCCGGCCAAGCCGTACTCTCAATCGACCGCGCACGCCAAGAGAAGAGCTGGCGACGGCTACAGCAACTCTATGAAGCTGGCGAGGTCCTCGAGGCTGAAGTTATTGGACATAACAAGGGTGGCCTGCTGGTCAACCTTGATGGTGTTCGGGGATTTGTTCCGGCTTCGCAGGTTGTAGCTATTCGCGGCGGCGATGAGAGCACCAAGCAGGCCGATATGGCGCGTTTGGTTGGGTCGCGCCTGCGCCTGAAGATCATCGAAATTAACCGACACCGGAATCGGCTCATCCTCTCCGAGCGTCAGGCGATGCAGGAGCAGCGTGACGCTGTCAAGGCGCAACTCATTGAGCGGCTGCGTGAGGGCGATGTACTTCGCGGTCGGGTAACAAGCATCGCTGACTTCGGCGTCTTCGTTGACATTGGCGGTGCTGACGGGCTGGTTCATCTTTCGGAAATTTCCTGGAATCGGGTGAAGCATCCGAGTGAAGTCCTTCAAGTTGGGGACGAAGTTGAGGTTTGCGTCCTCTCAGTCAACCCTGACCAGAAGAAGATTGCGCTGAGCATTCGGCGTACTCAGCCTGAGCCGTGGACGAAAATCGCTGAGTCGTATACGGTTGGGCAGCTTGTCCGCGGTACAGTTACGCAGCTTGCCGCCTTTGGTGCCTTTGCTCAGCTTTCTGATGGTATTGAAGGGTTGATCCACGTTTCTGAACTTGCGGGGTGGCGTGTTGAGCACCCGCGTGAAGTTCTCCATGAAGGTGATGAGGTAATCGTCCGTGTCATCCGAGTTGATGCCACGAGGCGTCGGATTGGCCTGAGCTTACGTCGTGCGCTGGAGGCTGATGATGAAGAAATTGAGGCGGCTTTGGGTCCCGATGGCCTCCGGATTAAACAGGAGTTGCTTGATCGTGGCATCACGCCGTATCCTGTAGATGAAGAATCCGAGCCGGTTGAGGATGAAGCGGACGTCTTAGACGAATTCGAAGAGACGGCTGAGCTCTCACCGGCCGATGATGGCGAGACTGCGTAA
- a CDS encoding ATP-dependent Clp protease ATP-binding subunit, with product MADKFEKFTERAKKVLALAQEEARRFNHNYIGTEHILLGLVREGDGVAARVLMSLGVQLPKVRSAVEFIIGRGDSAVVGEIGLTPRARKVIELAVDEARRMNHHYIGTEHLLLGLVREGEGIAAGVLESLGVSLEKVRQQVLQVLNQGAAYQQRTQQTKTPYLDALGFDLTEAARQGKLDPVIGRHAEIERVMQILSRRTKNNPALIGEPGVGKTAIVEGLAQRIVAGDVPEPLQGKRLVALDIGALVAGTKYRGEFEERLKKIVAEVKESGTILFIDELHTLVGAGAAEGAVDAANILKPALSRGEVQTIGATTLDEYRKYIERDAALERRFQPVMVNEPTVEETIEILRGIRERYEEHHKLKISDEALRAAAVLAARYVPDRFLPDKAIDLVDEAASRVRMYRSASPPSLKEARRGLESLRRELDAAVASQEFELAAELRERERQLLARISDLEARWQQEQGQEEPLVTEEDIAQVVSMWTGIPLTRLATEESERLLHMEEALRERVIGQDEAIETLARAVRRARAGLKDPRRPIGSFIFLGPTGVGKTLLARALAEFMFGSEDALIKIDMSEFMERHTVSRLVGAPPGYIGYEEGGQLTEAVRRKSYSVILLDEIEKAHPEAFNMLLQIMEDGTLTDAKGRRVDFRNTILIMTSNIGAEMIQREGTLGFAVAESKEKRAQYEYQVMRDKVLNQLKQTFRPEFLNRIDAVIVFHPLSPEQVRQIVDLELKRVRKQLAEQDITLEVTTAAKDLLAERGYDRQYGARPLRRIIQNLIEDPLAEALLQGRFKPGSTIVIDVRDGLLSIEPADALTSVS from the coding sequence ATGGCGGACAAATTCGAGAAGTTCACCGAGCGGGCAAAGAAAGTATTGGCGCTGGCCCAGGAGGAAGCGCGTCGCTTCAATCACAATTACATCGGTACTGAGCACATCCTCCTTGGGTTGGTCCGTGAAGGGGATGGCGTCGCAGCTCGTGTTCTCATGAGCTTGGGCGTCCAGCTCCCAAAGGTGCGGAGCGCGGTCGAATTCATTATCGGCCGTGGCGATAGCGCCGTCGTTGGGGAAATTGGGCTGACACCGCGGGCACGCAAGGTTATTGAGCTTGCGGTCGATGAAGCCCGGCGAATGAACCACCATTACATTGGTACCGAGCACCTCTTGCTCGGTTTGGTCCGTGAGGGCGAAGGCATTGCTGCCGGTGTCCTTGAGAGCCTTGGGGTGAGCCTCGAGAAAGTCCGCCAGCAGGTCCTACAGGTGTTGAATCAAGGGGCGGCATATCAGCAGCGAACGCAGCAGACCAAGACGCCCTATCTCGATGCCTTGGGCTTTGACCTGACTGAAGCGGCGCGTCAAGGCAAGCTGGATCCCGTTATTGGCCGCCATGCGGAGATTGAGCGCGTGATGCAGATCCTCTCGCGCCGCACGAAGAACAACCCTGCGTTGATTGGTGAACCGGGCGTTGGGAAGACCGCAATTGTTGAAGGCTTGGCCCAACGCATCGTTGCTGGCGATGTTCCTGAGCCACTTCAAGGCAAGCGCCTTGTTGCACTGGACATCGGAGCCCTGGTTGCCGGCACAAAGTACCGCGGCGAGTTCGAAGAGCGGCTGAAGAAGATTGTTGCCGAAGTGAAAGAATCGGGCACTATCCTCTTCATCGATGAGTTGCACACGCTTGTCGGGGCCGGGGCAGCTGAAGGCGCTGTTGATGCTGCCAATATCCTTAAGCCCGCACTCTCCCGGGGCGAGGTGCAGACAATTGGCGCAACGACCTTGGATGAATATCGCAAGTACATTGAACGTGATGCAGCGCTCGAGCGTCGCTTCCAGCCAGTAATGGTCAACGAGCCGACGGTTGAAGAGACGATCGAGATCTTGCGCGGGATCCGTGAGCGCTACGAGGAACATCACAAGCTCAAGATCTCGGATGAGGCTCTGCGAGCTGCAGCCGTCCTGGCTGCGCGCTATGTGCCTGATCGATTCTTACCCGACAAGGCCATCGACCTTGTCGACGAAGCTGCGTCACGCGTTCGCATGTACCGTTCCGCGTCGCCACCGTCGCTCAAGGAGGCGCGGCGTGGACTTGAATCGCTGCGTCGTGAGCTCGATGCTGCCGTGGCAAGCCAGGAGTTTGAACTTGCTGCCGAGTTGCGAGAACGCGAACGGCAGTTGTTGGCCCGCATTAGCGACCTTGAAGCGCGCTGGCAGCAGGAGCAGGGTCAGGAAGAGCCGCTGGTGACCGAAGAGGACATTGCACAGGTTGTCTCGATGTGGACAGGGATTCCGCTCACGCGGCTAGCGACTGAGGAAAGTGAGCGCCTGCTCCATATGGAAGAGGCGCTGCGTGAGCGTGTCATCGGTCAAGATGAAGCGATTGAGACTCTTGCTCGCGCTGTCCGGCGTGCTCGTGCAGGCTTGAAGGATCCGCGTCGACCGATTGGTAGCTTCATCTTCCTCGGGCCGACAGGGGTTGGCAAGACCTTGCTCGCTCGCGCACTGGCCGAGTTCATGTTCGGTAGCGAAGATGCGCTTATCAAGATCGACATGAGCGAATTTATGGAGCGGCACACGGTTTCGCGCTTGGTTGGTGCGCCGCCGGGCTACATTGGATATGAGGAGGGCGGCCAGCTCACCGAGGCGGTGCGCCGCAAGAGCTACTCAGTCATCCTGTTGGATGAGATTGAGAAGGCGCACCCAGAAGCCTTCAACATGCTGCTCCAGATCATGGAGGACGGAACGCTGACTGATGCGAAAGGGCGCCGCGTCGACTTCCGCAATACGATCCTGATCATGACGTCGAACATCGGCGCGGAGATGATCCAGCGTGAGGGCACGCTTGGGTTCGCTGTTGCTGAGAGCAAAGAGAAGCGCGCGCAGTATGAGTACCAAGTCATGCGCGACAAGGTTCTCAACCAACTCAAGCAGACGTTCCGTCCTGAGTTCCTGAACCGGATCGATGCGGTGATTGTCTTCCATCCGCTCTCGCCTGAGCAGGTGCGTCAGATTGTTGACCTTGAGCTGAAGCGCGTGCGCAAGCAACTTGCTGAACAGGACATCACGCTCGAGGTGACGACAGCAGCGAAGGATCTGCTGGCGGAGCGTGGGTATGATCGACAGTACGGCGCGCGGCCGCTCCGGCGGATTATTCAGAATCTGATCGAAGATCCGCTCGCGGAAGCTTTGCTCCAAGGACGCTTCAAGCCCGGGAGCACAATCGTCATCGACGTCCGGGATGGCCTGCTGTCGATCGAACCGGCTGACGCGCTTACCTCAGTCTCGTAA
- the radA gene encoding DNA repair protein RadA encodes MPRSRHDRSTRWVCQQCGYESPGFYGRCPSCGAWNSLVETVIVDRPSSSSGRHRTSVHAVPLAHVTSAGERRLPIGLGEFDRVLGGGLVPGALILLGGDPGIGKSTLLLQAAGNVANRIGSVLYIAAEESAEQVKLRADRIGVNADQLYLLPETSLTAALDVAQTLKPRVVIVDSIQTVFVEELASSPGTVSQVRECTARLMRYAKEAHVPVFLVGHVTKEGVIAGPRVVEHMVDAVLYLEGERFHQYRVLRAVKNRFGSTDEVGVFEMADHGLQEVGNPSGVFLEQRLHDAPGSAVIVTLEGTRPILIEVQALTSPVGYAMPRRTATGFDLNRLQLLVAVLQKRLGYRLGHHDIFVNVTGGLRVVEPAADLGVAVAIASSFTERPVRDDTVLIGEIGLSGELRSVSGLDRRLQEAASLGFQRAVIPPLSERNQVLTSRLPLTVVSARTVAEAIRLSLAEASPAVSLQDDVEAEA; translated from the coding sequence GTGCCTCGTTCACGACATGATCGCTCGACGCGCTGGGTCTGCCAGCAGTGTGGCTATGAGAGCCCGGGCTTTTATGGACGCTGCCCATCATGTGGGGCATGGAACAGTCTCGTTGAAACGGTGATTGTCGACCGTCCATCATCTTCAAGCGGTCGTCATCGCACGTCTGTCCACGCAGTGCCGTTGGCACACGTGACGAGTGCGGGGGAACGTCGTCTGCCGATTGGCCTTGGGGAGTTTGATCGCGTTCTCGGTGGTGGGCTTGTACCGGGAGCACTGATCTTACTCGGCGGTGATCCGGGCATTGGGAAGTCGACGCTGTTACTTCAGGCTGCTGGGAACGTTGCCAATCGCATCGGCTCCGTACTCTATATCGCAGCCGAAGAGTCGGCGGAGCAAGTAAAACTTCGTGCCGATCGCATCGGGGTTAATGCTGATCAGCTCTATCTCCTGCCTGAAACAAGCTTGACAGCCGCACTCGATGTTGCCCAGACACTGAAGCCGCGAGTCGTCATTGTTGACTCAATTCAGACAGTCTTTGTCGAGGAACTGGCATCATCACCGGGCACGGTGAGTCAGGTTCGCGAATGCACAGCGCGACTGATGCGCTATGCCAAAGAAGCGCACGTCCCGGTATTCCTTGTTGGCCATGTCACAAAAGAAGGAGTCATTGCTGGACCACGAGTGGTCGAGCACATGGTTGATGCGGTGCTCTATCTCGAAGGCGAGCGATTCCATCAGTATCGCGTCTTACGTGCGGTCAAGAACCGGTTTGGTTCAACTGACGAAGTTGGCGTCTTCGAGATGGCTGACCACGGCTTGCAGGAAGTTGGCAATCCGTCTGGAGTCTTTCTTGAACAGCGCTTGCATGATGCTCCCGGCTCTGCAGTGATTGTCACCCTTGAAGGCACGAGGCCAATTCTCATTGAAGTGCAGGCGCTGACAAGTCCGGTTGGATACGCTATGCCGCGTCGCACCGCGACCGGCTTCGATCTCAATCGCCTGCAGTTGTTGGTCGCTGTCTTACAGAAGCGTCTTGGTTATCGGCTCGGTCATCATGACATCTTTGTTAATGTCACCGGTGGTCTGCGCGTGGTTGAGCCTGCTGCGGACCTCGGCGTTGCTGTCGCTATCGCATCAAGCTTCACGGAGCGGCCAGTACGCGATGATACAGTGCTTATTGGAGAAATTGGGTTGTCGGGTGAACTCCGCAGCGTAAGCGGGCTTGACCGGCGACTGCAAGAGGCAGCCAGTCTTGGCTTTCAACGTGCTGTCATACCGCCACTGTCTGAGCGGAATCAGGTGCTCACCAGTCGTTTGCCCCTTACTGTCGTATCAGCCCGGACTGTGGCCGAGGCAATTAGGCTCTCGCTCGCGGAAGCTTCTCCTGCAGTCTCGCTTCAGGATGACGTTGAAGCTGAAGCATAG
- the murG gene encoding undecaprenyldiphospho-muramoylpentapeptide beta-N-acetylglucosaminyltransferase, giving the protein MQSRKQQLHLVIAGGGTGGHIQPAVAVLHVLRQRLSLNISVFWIGSGRGLERQIAQQEYVPFYPILTGKLRRYLAWQTPFDLVKIPLGLLQAIVLLRRLRPHVVFGTGGYVSVPAVIAAGILGIPAIIHEQTATVGLATRLTAPFVRKIALTYPQTVQWLGHFAHKATVTGLPLRPELFTGDASQALAHFQFTPQLPVLYITGGSLGAHALNLAVEQILPELLLFTQVVHQCGPTTANHDYPRLRATRAALPPALATRYQVVEYVDSHVLPHLYAAATLVVSRAGANTVAELAGLGKPAILIPLPGAAGNEQARNAAILEQAGGALVLPQQDLTPQRLLSLIQTMMNQPEQLAQMAERARNVARLDAAERLATLLLDYASASTSS; this is encoded by the coding sequence ATGCAAAGTAGAAAACAGCAACTCCATCTTGTCATTGCTGGGGGCGGAACCGGAGGACACATTCAACCTGCCGTCGCAGTCTTGCATGTCCTACGACAACGCCTTTCACTGAATATTTCAGTATTCTGGATTGGAAGCGGACGAGGGCTTGAGCGACAAATCGCTCAGCAAGAATACGTGCCATTCTACCCAATTCTCACTGGTAAGCTGCGTCGGTACCTCGCCTGGCAAACGCCTTTCGATCTGGTCAAGATCCCCCTTGGACTGCTCCAAGCAATCGTGCTCCTGCGCCGACTTCGCCCCCATGTCGTTTTCGGCACTGGCGGTTATGTCAGCGTGCCAGCGGTGATCGCTGCAGGCATCCTTGGTATCCCCGCCATCATCCACGAACAGACAGCGACTGTTGGTCTCGCAACTCGGCTTACTGCCCCATTCGTCCGGAAGATTGCCTTGACCTATCCGCAAACAGTCCAATGGCTCGGTCATTTCGCGCACAAAGCTACAGTAACCGGGTTGCCACTCCGTCCAGAGCTTTTCACAGGCGACGCATCACAAGCGCTTGCGCACTTCCAGTTCACGCCACAGTTGCCGGTGCTTTACATTACGGGCGGCTCGCTGGGCGCCCATGCACTGAACCTTGCGGTCGAGCAGATACTCCCGGAGCTTCTGCTCTTTACTCAAGTCGTCCATCAATGTGGGCCAACCACAGCAAATCACGATTACCCGCGTCTTCGCGCAACACGCGCCGCGCTGCCTCCTGCGCTTGCTACGCGCTACCAGGTCGTCGAGTACGTCGATAGCCACGTGCTCCCACATCTCTATGCCGCAGCCACGTTGGTTGTGAGTCGAGCAGGAGCAAACACGGTTGCCGAACTAGCAGGACTGGGGAAACCTGCCATTCTTATTCCATTGCCTGGTGCAGCCGGCAATGAGCAAGCACGCAATGCAGCAATCCTTGAGCAAGCCGGCGGCGCTCTCGTCTTACCGCAGCAGGACCTCACACCACAGCGGCTCCTTAGCTTGATCCAGACGATGATGAACCAGCCTGAGCAGCTAGCTCAAATGGCAGAACGTGCTCGGAATGTTGCCCGCCTGGACGCAGCGGAACGCTTAGCGACCCTGCTGCTCGACTATGCTTCAGCTTCAACGTCATCCTGA
- the lspA gene encoding signal peptidase II: MATLLSERRVPVWVVGGIALGVLLLDQISKSLVLTYLGPARQDGPVQIVIIPRVLRLIYVENTGAAFGVLQGRNPALAFLAVIVVAILAVWFRSIATTSRWGALALGLQVGGALGNVLDRFRHGFVIDFIDVPHWPTFNLADSAITVGVILLALILLERDLRARKG; this comes from the coding sequence GTGGCAACGCTTCTCTCAGAGCGCCGAGTGCCCGTGTGGGTTGTCGGTGGTATTGCGTTGGGTGTACTTCTGCTCGACCAAATCTCCAAGTCGCTTGTATTGACCTACTTGGGTCCAGCACGTCAGGATGGCCCGGTCCAGATTGTTATCATTCCGCGAGTGCTGCGTCTCATTTACGTTGAGAATACAGGTGCAGCTTTTGGTGTACTTCAAGGACGTAATCCAGCATTGGCCTTTCTTGCCGTTATTGTCGTTGCGATCTTAGCGGTTTGGTTTCGGTCGATCGCAACGACATCACGCTGGGGTGCCTTAGCCCTTGGCTTACAGGTTGGCGGAGCACTCGGGAATGTACTCGATCGCTTTCGCCATGGATTCGTCATTGATTTCATTGATGTTCCACATTGGCCGACCTTCAATCTTGCTGATAGTGCAATTACGGTTGGCGTAATCTTGCTTGCGTTGATCTTGCTGGAACGCGATCTCCGTGCACGTAAGGGATGA
- a CDS encoding RluA family pseudouridine synthase: MTTDHGELSLPIERSTVRLVFTIAPEEQGERLDRLIASRVTGVSRSYAQRLMEEGRVRVNGQSVRPAYRVKPADQVELCLPPPESPDELTPEYLPIPVLYEDDDVLVFDKPPGIVTHPSPGHKRGTLVNAVRAIRPGLPLLPSIRPGIVHRLDKDTSGLIVVAKNEPARLFLREQWQTHRVVKRYLALVHGVVPDDEATIDAPINRDPRDPKRMAVVAGGRPAITHFRVAERFLSATLLDVTIETGRTHQIRVHMAFIGHPVVGDEMYGRRTFIVPVPRQFLHAYYLRFTLPSGRPIELQTPLPYDLLDVLNRLRAAEQVEEGERRDGSATR; encoded by the coding sequence ATGACTACCGATCACGGTGAGTTAAGTCTGCCGATTGAACGATCTACTGTCCGGTTAGTCTTCACGATTGCGCCTGAGGAACAGGGTGAACGGCTTGACCGGCTTATTGCCTCGCGTGTTACCGGCGTGAGTCGAAGCTATGCTCAGCGGTTAATGGAAGAAGGCCGTGTCCGGGTAAACGGTCAGTCTGTGCGCCCTGCGTACCGTGTCAAGCCAGCAGATCAGGTCGAACTTTGCTTGCCCCCACCTGAATCTCCCGATGAGCTCACCCCGGAGTATTTGCCAATCCCGGTGCTCTATGAAGATGATGATGTTCTGGTGTTTGATAAACCGCCGGGGATTGTCACGCATCCTTCTCCTGGACATAAACGCGGTACCCTGGTGAACGCCGTGCGTGCAATCCGACCAGGGTTGCCGTTGTTGCCAAGTATTCGCCCTGGTATTGTCCATCGGCTGGATAAAGACACCTCAGGGTTGATCGTCGTTGCCAAAAATGAGCCGGCTCGCCTTTTCCTTCGCGAACAGTGGCAAACACACCGGGTTGTGAAACGATACCTTGCTCTTGTCCATGGCGTTGTACCGGACGACGAAGCGACAATCGATGCGCCGATTAACCGTGATCCGCGTGATCCAAAGCGTATGGCCGTAGTCGCTGGTGGTCGACCGGCAATCACCCACTTCCGTGTGGCTGAGCGGTTCCTTTCAGCAACGCTTCTCGATGTGACGATTGAGACTGGGCGAACGCATCAGATTCGTGTTCACATGGCATTTATTGGGCATCCTGTTGTTGGTGATGAAATGTACGGGCGTCGGACGTTTATCGTGCCGGTTCCTCGCCAATTTCTCCATGCCTACTATCTACGCTTTACCTTGCCTTCTGGACGACCGATTGAGCTTCAAACACCGCTCCCCTATGATCTCCTCGATGTCCTCAATCGCTTGCGAGCGGCTGAGCAGGTAGAGGAAGGGGAGCGACGCGATGGATCAGCTACGCGCTAA